One segment of Paraburkholderia caribensis DNA contains the following:
- the rhaS gene encoding rhamnose ABC transporter substrate-binding protein has protein sequence MNKPLRHAGAMMLCAALLGVSVAASAAGIKPDLKIAFVPKQINNPYEVIADDGGMAAIKEFKGQGKVVGPSDAGASSQVSYINTLTTQRQDAIVIAANDANALVPYLKKAMSQGIKVVTFDSDTAPDGRQLFVNQANAESIGRGQIQLVSKLMGGEGEFAILSATPNATNQNTWIKWMQEELKKPEYSKLKLVKIAYGNDDDQKSFVETQGLLQAYPNLKAIVAPTSVGIAAAARYISTSSSKGKVVVTGLGTPNQMRAFVKNGTVKAFQLWDPGQLGYLAAYAAASLASGAITGKEGESFDAGKLGKRTIGAQGEIILGPPTTFDASNIDNFNF, from the coding sequence ATGAACAAACCACTGCGTCACGCGGGAGCGATGATGCTTTGCGCGGCCTTGCTGGGCGTGAGCGTCGCCGCGTCCGCAGCAGGCATCAAGCCGGACCTGAAGATCGCGTTCGTGCCCAAGCAGATCAACAACCCGTACGAAGTGATCGCCGACGACGGCGGCATGGCCGCGATCAAGGAGTTCAAGGGGCAGGGCAAGGTGGTGGGGCCGTCGGACGCGGGCGCGTCGTCGCAGGTGTCGTACATCAATACGCTGACCACGCAGCGTCAGGATGCCATCGTCATCGCGGCGAACGACGCGAATGCGCTCGTGCCGTATCTGAAGAAGGCGATGTCGCAAGGCATCAAGGTCGTGACGTTCGATTCCGACACGGCGCCCGATGGCCGTCAGCTGTTCGTGAATCAGGCCAACGCGGAGAGCATCGGGCGCGGGCAGATTCAGCTTGTGTCGAAGCTGATGGGCGGCGAGGGCGAGTTCGCGATTCTGTCGGCCACGCCGAACGCGACGAACCAGAATACGTGGATCAAGTGGATGCAGGAAGAACTGAAGAAGCCCGAGTATTCGAAGCTGAAGCTCGTGAAGATCGCGTACGGCAACGACGATGACCAGAAGTCGTTCGTCGAGACGCAGGGGCTTTTGCAGGCGTATCCGAACCTGAAGGCTATCGTGGCGCCCACATCCGTTGGCATTGCGGCGGCGGCGCGCTATATCTCGACGTCGTCGAGCAAAGGAAAGGTTGTGGTGACGGGGCTCGGCACGCCTAACCAGATGCGCGCGTTCGTGAAGAACGGCACCGTGAAAGCGTTCCAGTTGTGGGACCCGGGCCAGTTGGGCTATCTCGCGGCGTACGCGGCTGCAAGTCTCGCGTCGGGCGCGATCACGGGCAAGGAAGGCGAATCGTTCGACGCGGGCAAACTGGGCAAGCGCACCATCGGCGCGCAAGGCGAAATCATTCTTGGACCGCCGACCACCTTCGACGCAAGCAATATCGATAACTTCAACTTCTGA
- a CDS encoding ABC transporter permease: MAKPDSALPTRKRETPLRWETLLVVVLILSLGLGRLLSPVFLTGANLSNVLADLTEIALMALPMTLIIVAAEIDLSVASVLGASSALMGVLWHMGLPMPVVIALVLLFGMIAGLFNGLVIVKLNLPSLAVTIGTLALFRGLSYVLLGDQAVADFPPGYTAFGMDTLFGTFIPLPFVIVIVCAVLFTVLLQATAFGRSLYAIGANSTAAAFSGIEVAKVRMRLFMLSGFMSALAGIVYTLRFTSARGDNGEGFELSVIAAVLFGGVSIFGGRGSMVGVLLSLLIIGVLKNALTLDDVSSETLTIVTGALLLASVLIPNLVARWRAMRDRKLIAAQSLTKPAAP, translated from the coding sequence ATGGCTAAACCCGATTCCGCACTGCCCACGCGCAAGCGCGAAACGCCGCTGCGCTGGGAAACCTTGCTGGTCGTCGTGCTGATCCTGTCGCTCGGGCTGGGGCGCTTGCTGTCGCCCGTGTTCCTGACGGGCGCGAATCTCAGCAACGTGCTCGCCGACCTCACCGAGATCGCGCTGATGGCGTTGCCGATGACGCTGATCATCGTCGCGGCGGAGATCGACCTGTCCGTGGCGTCGGTGCTGGGCGCGTCGAGCGCGCTGATGGGCGTGCTGTGGCACATGGGCCTGCCGATGCCCGTGGTGATCGCGCTCGTGCTGCTGTTCGGCATGATCGCGGGGCTGTTCAACGGGCTCGTGATCGTGAAGCTGAATCTGCCGTCGCTTGCCGTGACGATCGGCACGCTCGCGCTGTTTCGCGGGCTGTCGTATGTGCTGCTCGGCGATCAGGCCGTCGCGGATTTTCCGCCGGGCTACACGGCGTTCGGCATGGACACGCTGTTCGGCACGTTCATTCCGCTGCCGTTCGTGATCGTCATTGTTTGCGCCGTGCTGTTCACCGTGCTGTTGCAGGCAACGGCGTTCGGCCGCAGTCTCTACGCGATCGGCGCGAATTCGACGGCGGCCGCGTTCTCGGGCATCGAGGTCGCGAAAGTAAGGATGCGTCTTTTCATGCTGTCGGGCTTCATGAGCGCGCTCGCAGGCATCGTCTACACGCTGCGCTTCACGAGCGCGCGGGGCGACAACGGCGAAGGCTTCGAGCTGTCGGTGATCGCGGCCGTGCTGTTCGGCGGCGTGAGCATCTTCGGCGGACGCGGGTCGATGGTCGGCGTGCTGCTGTCGTTGCTGATCATCGGCGTATTGAAGAACGCCCTCACGCTCGACGACGTCTCCAGCGAAACGCTGACCATCGTGACGGGCGCACTCCTGCTCGCATCGGTACTGATTCCGAACCTCGTCGCGCGCTGGCGCGCGATGCGCGACCGCAAGCTGATCGCCGCTCAGTCGTTGACGAAGCCGGCTGCGCCGTAA
- a CDS encoding ABC transporter permease, which produces MIRHSTHSHAASIEHAPLQRARSRPGGIVGTIAKSRETTLFVVLILLILGTSLARPQFLNLQNLRDVLLNVSIVSLLTAGMTVVILMRHIDLSIGSTVGISAYAVGSLYVAFPQMPVLVALVAGVAIGLVAGGINALLIAVGRVPSLVATLSTLYIFRGADYAWVHGGQINATSLPEAYSRLATGTVLGIPTLALIAAAVLLVLSFYLKHFRAGREHYAIGSNPEAARLAGVNVERRVMSGFLLSGAIAGFAGALWLARFGTVDASTAKGIELQVVAAAVVGSVAITGGVGTILGATLGALVLGVISIALVVLHVSPFWEQAIEGALIVAAIAADTLLARSVAKRMMRKRDHG; this is translated from the coding sequence ATGATCCGGCATTCGACTCATTCACACGCGGCGTCGATCGAACACGCGCCGTTGCAACGCGCGCGCTCCCGTCCGGGCGGCATAGTCGGGACCATCGCGAAGAGCCGCGAGACGACGCTCTTCGTCGTGCTGATCCTGCTCATACTCGGCACGTCGCTGGCGCGCCCGCAGTTCCTGAACCTGCAGAATCTGCGCGACGTGCTGCTCAACGTGTCGATCGTCAGCTTGCTGACAGCGGGCATGACGGTCGTCATCCTGATGCGGCACATCGATCTGTCGATAGGCTCGACGGTCGGCATCAGCGCATACGCCGTCGGCAGTCTGTACGTGGCGTTCCCGCAGATGCCCGTGCTGGTGGCACTCGTTGCGGGCGTCGCGATCGGGCTCGTCGCGGGCGGCATCAATGCGCTGCTGATCGCAGTGGGGCGCGTGCCGTCGCTGGTGGCGACGCTATCGACGCTCTACATCTTCCGCGGCGCCGACTACGCGTGGGTGCATGGCGGCCAGATCAACGCAACGAGCCTGCCCGAGGCGTACTCGCGTCTCGCGACGGGCACCGTGCTCGGCATCCCGACGCTCGCGCTGATCGCCGCCGCCGTCCTGTTGGTGCTGTCGTTCTATCTGAAGCATTTCCGCGCGGGCCGCGAGCACTACGCGATCGGCTCGAACCCCGAGGCGGCGCGCCTCGCGGGCGTCAACGTCGAGCGGCGGGTGATGTCGGGCTTCCTGCTGTCGGGTGCGATTGCGGGCTTCGCGGGCGCGCTGTGGCTCGCGCGCTTCGGCACCGTCGACGCGAGCACCGCGAAAGGCATCGAACTGCAGGTGGTGGCGGCGGCCGTCGTCGGGAGCGTGGCGATCACGGGCGGCGTCGGCACGATACTCGGCGCAACGCTCGGCGCGCTCGTGCTCGGCGTGATCAGCATCGCGCTCGTCGTGCTGCACGTGTCGCCGTTCTGGGAGCAGGCTATCGAAGGCGCGCTGATCGTCGCTGCCATTGCCGCCGACACGCTGCTGGCCCGCTCCGTCGCCAAACGCATGATGAGGAAACGCGATCATGGCTAA
- a CDS encoding sugar ABC transporter ATP-binding protein: protein MEQHTESVPRLALRHASKTFGRVRALSDGELVLWPGEVHALLGENGAGKSTLVKILAGVHQPDTGELRIDGVERRFATPAEARDAGLAVIYQEPTLFFDLSIAENIFMGRQPVDRFGRIQHDAMRREVDGLLASLGVDLRADRLVRGLSIADQQVIEIAKALSLNANVLIMDEPTAALSLPEVERLFAIVRKLRERDVAILFITHRLDEVFALTQHVTIMRDGAKVFDAPTSEMTTESVVAKMVGRDLETFYPKADVTPGDVRLSVRNLTRVGVFKDVSFDVRAGEIVALAGLVGAGRSEVARAIFGIDPIDSGEVQIAGQRLKRGSPAAAVRAGLALVPEDRRQQGLALELSIARNASMTVLGRLVRHGLISTRSETQLATRWGTRLRLKASDPSAPVGTLSGGNQQKVVLGKWLATGPKVLIIDEPTRGIDVGAKAEVYGALSELVQEGMAVLMISSELPEVLGMADRVLVMHEGRISADIPRAEASEERIMSAALGQSAALLGRAA, encoded by the coding sequence GTGGAGCAACACACTGAAAGCGTGCCGCGGCTGGCACTGCGGCACGCCAGCAAAACGTTCGGCCGCGTGCGCGCGCTGTCGGACGGCGAACTGGTGCTGTGGCCCGGCGAAGTGCATGCGCTGCTCGGCGAGAACGGCGCGGGCAAGTCGACGCTCGTGAAGATACTCGCGGGCGTGCATCAGCCGGATACGGGCGAGCTTCGCATCGATGGCGTCGAGCGCCGTTTCGCCACGCCCGCCGAAGCGCGCGACGCGGGACTCGCCGTCATCTATCAGGAACCGACGCTGTTCTTCGATCTGTCGATTGCCGAGAACATCTTCATGGGACGGCAGCCCGTCGATCGCTTCGGCCGCATTCAGCACGATGCAATGCGCCGCGAAGTCGATGGGCTGCTGGCGTCGCTGGGCGTCGATCTGCGCGCGGATCGTCTGGTGCGCGGCCTGTCGATCGCCGACCAGCAAGTCATCGAGATTGCGAAGGCGCTATCGCTGAACGCGAACGTGCTGATCATGGACGAGCCGACGGCGGCGCTGTCGCTGCCCGAAGTCGAGCGGCTGTTTGCGATCGTGCGCAAGCTACGCGAGCGCGACGTCGCGATCCTGTTCATCACGCATCGGCTCGATGAGGTGTTTGCGTTGACACAGCATGTCACGATCATGCGCGACGGCGCGAAGGTGTTCGATGCGCCGACGTCGGAGATGACGACGGAATCGGTGGTCGCGAAGATGGTAGGACGCGACCTCGAAACGTTCTATCCGAAGGCGGATGTGACGCCCGGCGACGTGCGTCTGTCGGTGCGCAACCTGACGCGTGTCGGCGTGTTCAAGGATGTCTCGTTCGATGTGCGCGCAGGCGAAATCGTCGCGCTCGCGGGCCTGGTCGGCGCGGGCCGCAGCGAAGTGGCGCGCGCGATCTTCGGCATCGACCCGATCGATTCGGGCGAAGTGCAGATCGCCGGCCAGCGTCTGAAGAGGGGCAGTCCCGCCGCGGCCGTGCGCGCCGGCCTTGCGCTCGTGCCGGAAGATCGCCGCCAGCAAGGTCTGGCGCTGGAGCTGAGCATCGCGCGCAATGCGTCAATGACGGTGCTTGGGCGCCTCGTGCGCCACGGCCTGATCTCGACGCGCAGCGAGACGCAACTCGCGACGCGCTGGGGCACGCGTCTGCGCCTGAAGGCAAGCGATCCTTCCGCACCCGTCGGCACGCTGTCAGGCGGCAACCAGCAAAAAGTGGTGCTCGGCAAATGGCTCGCAACGGGCCCGAAAGTGCTGATCATCGACGAACCGACGCGCGGCATCGATGTCGGCGCGAAAGCGGAAGTGTATGGCGCGCTCTCCGAACTCGTGCAGGAAGGCATGGCCGTGTTGATGATATCGAGCGAACTGCCCGAAGTGCTCGGCATGGCGGACCGCGTGCTCGTGATGCACGAAGGCCGCATCAGCGCGGACATCCCGCGCGCCGAGGCGAGCGAGGAGCGCATCATGAGCGCGGCACTCGGGCAATCGGCGGCATTACTGGGGCGCGCAGCATGA
- a CDS encoding amidohydrolase family protein yields MKVVDPHIHLWDLKTHHYPWLANPGVSFVGDARALKHDYLIADLLNDAGDIELLKCVHVEANHDPKDPVEETRWLQGVADNPGSHAMPNGIVAAVDLSADNAAEVLEQHAAFANTRGVRQILNVHHDKFYDYVGRHFMRDATWRDNFRLLRQHGMSFDVQLYPSQMEDAAALANTHHDTQFIVNHTGMFVDRNSVAGYRAWRDGMKMLAQCPNVAVKISGLAMFDHTWTVESLRPYVLETIDTFGVERAMFASNFPVDRLFGTYGDLWRAYASIVGGASDAEKDALCVRNAERFYRI; encoded by the coding sequence ATGAAAGTTGTCGACCCGCACATTCATCTGTGGGACCTGAAGACACATCATTACCCTTGGCTCGCCAACCCGGGCGTGTCGTTCGTCGGCGATGCGCGCGCGCTCAAGCACGACTATCTGATCGCCGATCTGCTGAATGACGCGGGCGACATCGAGTTGCTCAAGTGCGTGCACGTCGAGGCCAATCACGATCCCAAAGATCCCGTCGAAGAAACACGCTGGCTGCAAGGCGTCGCGGACAATCCCGGTTCGCACGCGATGCCCAATGGCATCGTCGCCGCCGTCGATCTTTCCGCGGATAACGCGGCCGAGGTTCTCGAACAGCATGCCGCATTCGCCAACACGCGCGGCGTGCGGCAAATCCTCAACGTGCATCACGACAAATTTTACGACTACGTAGGCCGCCACTTCATGCGCGACGCGACATGGCGAGACAACTTCCGGCTGCTGCGCCAGCACGGGATGTCGTTCGACGTGCAGCTTTACCCGTCGCAGATGGAAGACGCGGCTGCGCTCGCAAACACACATCACGATACGCAGTTCATCGTCAATCACACGGGCATGTTCGTCGATCGCAACAGCGTCGCGGGTTATCGCGCTTGGCGCGACGGCATGAAGATGCTCGCGCAATGTCCGAACGTCGCGGTGAAGATCAGCGGTCTGGCGATGTTCGATCACACGTGGACAGTCGAAAGCCTGCGGCCTTACGTGCTCGAAACGATCGATACGTTCGGCGTCGAGCGCGCGATGTTCGCATCGAACTTTCCAGTAGACAGGCTGTTTGGAACGTATGGCGACTTGTGGCGCGCGTATGCATCGATCGTCGGCGGCGCGAGCGATGCGGAAAAAGACGCGCTCTGCGTGCGTAATGCGGAACGCTTCTACCGCATCTGA
- a CDS encoding L-rhamnose mutarotase codes for METIAFRMVLNPGMRDEYERRHRTIWSELVDALHNAGVRDYHIFLDEDTHHLFAILTRNTDHSMERLPELAVMRKWWDYMADIMQTAPDHTPLQQTLVPVFELQHPFH; via the coding sequence ATGGAGACAATCGCTTTCCGGATGGTGCTGAACCCCGGCATGCGCGACGAGTACGAGCGCCGGCATCGGACAATCTGGTCGGAACTCGTCGATGCGCTGCACAACGCGGGCGTCCGTGATTACCACATCTTTCTCGACGAAGACACGCACCATTTGTTCGCGATACTGACGCGCAACACCGATCATTCGATGGAGCGTCTGCCCGAGCTCGCCGTGATGCGCAAATGGTGGGATTACATGGCCGACATCATGCAGACGGCGCCCGACCATACGCCGCTCCAGCAAACGCTGGTTCCAGTGTTCGAACTGCAGCATCCCTTCCACTGA
- a CDS encoding LysR family transcriptional regulator, with product MSQNAATVALVNRLKFKHLALLVALDDARNVHQAADAINVAQPSASRMLGDIEEALGFLLFERNARGMQPTPLGVVTLAYARRALADLTRFAEDLDAKRRGGHGQLTVGAIMGAAPDLLAMAVAALKTERPLLHVCILGETSDQVVQLLHRREVDLALGRLTNPLQHNDFSFEPLARETLVLVVRAVHPVAGRASVSLRELMEWPWVAQPVTSPARVLFEEELAREGLGTPANLTECASIFATLQLLENYDAVAMLPESVVRDHVRGKLLVALPVEIGKSLAGFGILTRKEEALAEPAQRFVDLLRVYSRRLVVEDNLAVGV from the coding sequence ATGAGCCAGAACGCTGCCACTGTCGCCCTCGTCAACCGGCTCAAGTTCAAGCATCTGGCGCTGCTCGTCGCGCTCGACGACGCGCGCAACGTCCATCAGGCCGCCGATGCCATCAATGTCGCGCAGCCCAGCGCGAGCCGCATGCTCGGCGACATCGAAGAGGCGCTTGGCTTTTTGCTGTTCGAACGCAACGCGCGCGGCATGCAGCCGACGCCGCTGGGCGTCGTCACGCTTGCCTATGCGCGGCGCGCGCTGGCGGATCTCACGCGTTTTGCCGAAGACCTGGACGCGAAGCGCAGGGGCGGGCATGGACAACTGACCGTGGGCGCGATCATGGGCGCCGCTCCCGATCTGCTGGCGATGGCCGTCGCCGCGCTGAAAACCGAACGGCCGTTGTTGCATGTGTGCATTCTCGGGGAAACCAGCGATCAGGTGGTGCAATTGCTGCATCGCCGCGAAGTCGATCTCGCGCTGGGGCGGTTGACGAATCCGTTGCAGCATAACGATTTCAGTTTCGAGCCGCTGGCGCGGGAGACATTGGTGCTGGTTGTGCGGGCTGTGCATCCCGTGGCTGGGCGGGCTTCTGTTTCGCTTCGCGAGTTGATGGAGTGGCCCTGGGTTGCGCAGCCTGTTACCAGTCCGGCCCGGGTTCTCTTTGAAGAGGAACTCGCCCGGGAGGGGCTTGGGACGCCGGCCAATCTTACCGAGTGTGCTTCTATATTCGCTACGCTGCAGTTGCTTGAGAATTATGATGCTGTGGCGATGTTGCCTGAGTCTGTGGTCCGCGATCATGTGCGCGGGAAGTTGCTCGTTGCGTTGCCTGTGGAGATTGGCAAGAGCCTTGCCGGGTTTGGAATCCTTACCAGGAAAGAAGAGGCTCTGGCTGAGCCTGCG